The Streptomyces camelliae genome window below encodes:
- a CDS encoding chaplin, with amino-acid sequence MIALVAASGAMAVALPVSAAFAADGASADGSAADSPGLISGNGIQLPVHVPVNVCGNTVNVVGLLNPAAGNGCANTGGTAQAGSATTGGASAHGTAQDSPGVLSGNGVQLPVHVPVNVCGNTVNVVGLLNPAAGNGCANTGTATQPPRSRPSTPPVSTPPVSTPPVSTPPVSAPPVSTPRGSVKHRPAPATPRQTVSSLAHTGTDVTLPAVAGSAALLLSGAILYRRFRPARTS; translated from the coding sequence GTGATCGCCCTCGTCGCAGCCTCCGGGGCGATGGCCGTGGCGCTGCCGGTGTCCGCCGCCTTCGCGGCCGACGGCGCCTCCGCCGACGGCTCCGCGGCCGACTCGCCCGGGTTGATCTCCGGCAACGGCATCCAGCTCCCGGTACACGTACCGGTGAACGTGTGCGGCAACACCGTGAACGTGGTGGGACTGCTCAACCCTGCCGCGGGTAACGGCTGCGCGAACACCGGCGGTACGGCACAGGCCGGCTCGGCCACCACCGGCGGCGCCTCGGCTCATGGCACCGCCCAGGACTCGCCCGGCGTGCTCTCCGGCAACGGCGTCCAGCTCCCGGTGCACGTACCGGTGAACGTGTGCGGCAACACCGTGAACGTGGTGGGACTGCTCAACCCTGCCGCGGGTAACGGCTGCGCGAACACCGGCACCGCCACCCAGCCCCCGCGCAGCCGGCCCTCCACGCCGCCGGTCTCCACGCCGCCGGTCTCGACACCCCCGGTCTCCACACCCCCGGTGTCTGCACCTCCGGTCTCCACACCCCGAGGGTCCGTGAAGCACCGCCCAGCCCCGGCCACACCACGGCAGACCGTGTCCTCCCTGGCCCACACCGGTACGGACGTCACCCTCCCTGCCGTCGCCGGCAGCGCCGCGCTGCTCCTCAGCGGCGCGATCCTCTACCGCCGCTTCCGCCCGGCCCGCACGTCCTGA
- a CDS encoding nucleoside deaminase — translation MVKESELRYLRRCVELAGEALRDGDEPFGSVLVAADGTVLAEDRNRVAGGDHTRHPEFELARWSAAHLTPGERAGATVYTSGEHCPMCAAAHAWVGLGRIVYVASSAQMSGWLTELGAPQPPVRPLPVQDIAPGVAVEGPVPELLDQVRELHRRRLLS, via the coding sequence ATGGTGAAGGAAAGTGAGCTGCGGTATCTGCGCCGCTGTGTGGAGCTGGCCGGCGAGGCGCTTCGGGACGGTGACGAGCCGTTCGGCTCGGTGCTCGTGGCGGCGGACGGCACGGTGCTGGCCGAGGACCGCAACCGGGTGGCCGGCGGGGACCACACCCGGCATCCCGAGTTCGAGCTGGCCCGCTGGTCGGCCGCGCATCTGACGCCCGGGGAGCGGGCGGGGGCGACCGTCTACACCTCCGGCGAGCACTGCCCGATGTGTGCGGCCGCGCACGCCTGGGTGGGGCTCGGCCGTATCGTGTACGTCGCCTCGTCCGCCCAAATGTCCGGATGGCTCACGGAGTTGGGCGCGCCGCAGCCGCCGGTTCGGCCGCTGCCCGTCCAGGACATCGCGCCCGGCGTGGCCGTGGAGGGGCCGGTGCCGGAGCTGCTGGACCAGGTCCGGGAGCTGCACCGGCGCCGCCTCCTGTCGTAG
- a CDS encoding GNAT family N-acetyltransferase, producing the protein MTSAAPHDLVVTQATLADWQVIAGWAAAEGWNPGVSDGPAFFAQDPDGFFLGRIDGEPVSAISVVTYGPDYAFLGCYLVRPDLRGHGHGLTTWKTALAHAGNRTVGLDGVVAQQHNYRQSGFELAYRTVRFTGTAPEAQVPAGVRPAGLADLAALSAYDGACFPADRPRFLAEWLTGPGHRAFVRHDGERVTGYGVLRPGHDSLRIGPLFADTPEDARALFAALTAEAAGREVAIDVPEPNTAGVALAEAAGFQASFETARMYTGPVRAHAQHRVFGVTTLELG; encoded by the coding sequence ATGACCTCTGCGGCCCCCCACGACCTCGTCGTCACCCAGGCCACCCTCGCCGACTGGCAGGTGATCGCCGGGTGGGCGGCGGCGGAGGGCTGGAATCCGGGGGTGTCCGACGGGCCCGCGTTCTTCGCGCAGGACCCGGACGGATTCTTTCTCGGCCGGATCGACGGGGAGCCGGTCTCGGCCATCTCGGTCGTCACCTACGGCCCCGACTACGCCTTCCTGGGCTGCTACCTGGTCCGCCCCGACCTGCGCGGCCACGGGCACGGCCTCACCACCTGGAAGACCGCCCTGGCCCACGCCGGGAACCGCACCGTGGGCCTGGACGGAGTCGTCGCCCAGCAGCACAACTACCGCCAGTCCGGGTTCGAACTCGCCTACCGCACCGTCCGGTTCACCGGCACCGCCCCCGAGGCCCAGGTGCCCGCCGGTGTCCGGCCGGCCGGTCTCGCCGACCTCGCCGCCCTCAGCGCCTACGACGGTGCCTGCTTCCCGGCCGACCGTCCGCGCTTCCTCGCCGAGTGGCTCACCGGCCCCGGCCACCGGGCCTTCGTCCGCCACGACGGCGAGCGCGTCACCGGCTACGGCGTGCTGCGCCCCGGCCACGACAGCCTGCGCATCGGCCCCCTCTTCGCCGACACCCCCGAGGACGCCCGGGCCCTGTTCGCCGCCCTCACGGCCGAGGCCGCCGGGCGCGAGGTCGCCATCGACGTGCCCGAGCCGAACACGGCCGGCGTCGCCCTCGCCGAAGCGGCCGGATTCCAGGCCTCGTTCGAGACCGCCCGGATGTACACCGGACCGGTCCGCGCCCATGCCCAGCACCGCGTGTTCGGCGTCACCACCCTCGAACTGGGCTGA